The following are encoded together in the Bradymonas sediminis genome:
- a CDS encoding PEGA domain-containing protein has product MIDNSTKKTSLGESTCRAKILRSACAIATMMAFVCSPLAAIAQQAAPGASDDAGEAKQAEEAAPAPKPAGPTPTMFLLPTQGIKGEMSEIIPERIGEMLRAQLADKRSAKLLPTYEAMMQQGGGNPNAELAEAERLYTSGIGLLTAGQNDRAATTFQRSVDSLEKNLADLENFNVLVDAYRNMALAYFLAGFDFDARKKMQVYANLRPNEKLDPEKFPKELREVYQVEADKVKKAGPGKISVTAGGEKATVFVDGVEKGQAPVELNDIGYGYHYLVVRGATGGVWSEQIRVRGRSKEQTFEAKLGAPGATPDAAASNQPAFYTGLVSSVGSGKFSDEQLRPYLDELHSRTGAKYMAWVVMVKKRSSYSAVPFIYNVETSELVREGDVSFTLALSNLRVGVNTLANSISGVVGAEAGDKLVTSVDLKPAPAAVAVKPAAGEADKKPSTQAPAETKPVAQAPVEQSKSVKPLPPIEDGLDEDDDSNVWMWVGAGSAAVLVAGAVVGGVLLFADDADPAGGGKFDAALSW; this is encoded by the coding sequence ATGATTGATAACTCGACCAAGAAGACGTCCCTCGGGGAATCCACCTGCCGCGCCAAAATTTTGCGCTCGGCCTGCGCCATCGCAACGATGATGGCGTTTGTTTGCTCTCCATTGGCAGCCATCGCCCAGCAGGCAGCGCCGGGCGCGTCGGATGACGCGGGCGAAGCCAAGCAGGCCGAAGAGGCCGCGCCGGCGCCCAAGCCCGCGGGCCCGACGCCCACGATGTTCTTGCTGCCGACCCAGGGAATCAAAGGGGAGATGTCCGAGATTATCCCGGAGCGCATCGGTGAGATGCTGCGCGCGCAGCTCGCGGACAAGCGCAGCGCCAAGCTTCTGCCGACCTATGAGGCGATGATGCAGCAGGGCGGGGGCAATCCGAACGCGGAGCTCGCCGAGGCCGAGCGCCTCTATACCTCGGGCATCGGCCTGCTGACCGCCGGTCAGAATGACCGCGCGGCGACGACCTTCCAGCGCTCGGTGGACAGCCTCGAGAAGAACCTGGCAGACCTCGAGAATTTCAACGTCCTGGTCGACGCCTATCGGAATATGGCGCTCGCGTACTTCCTGGCGGGCTTTGATTTCGACGCCCGCAAAAAGATGCAGGTCTACGCGAATCTTCGTCCCAACGAGAAGTTGGACCCCGAGAAATTCCCTAAAGAGTTGCGTGAGGTTTACCAGGTCGAGGCCGACAAGGTCAAAAAGGCCGGTCCGGGCAAGATCAGCGTCACCGCAGGCGGCGAGAAGGCCACCGTATTTGTCGACGGCGTCGAGAAAGGTCAGGCTCCGGTTGAGCTCAACGATATCGGCTACGGTTACCACTATCTCGTCGTTCGCGGCGCGACCGGTGGGGTGTGGAGCGAGCAGATTCGGGTGCGTGGGCGCTCGAAAGAGCAGACCTTTGAGGCCAAGCTTGGCGCGCCGGGGGCGACTCCGGATGCTGCTGCCTCGAATCAACCCGCGTTTTATACGGGCCTCGTCTCGAGCGTCGGGTCGGGAAAATTCAGCGACGAACAACTTCGTCCCTATCTCGACGAGCTGCACTCGCGCACCGGCGCCAAATATATGGCCTGGGTCGTGATGGTGAAGAAGCGCTCGAGTTATTCGGCGGTCCCCTTCATCTATAATGTCGAGACCAGTGAGCTGGTCCGCGAGGGCGATGTGTCCTTTACCCTGGCGCTGTCGAACCTGCGGGTGGGCGTGAATACCCTGGCCAATTCGATCAGCGGCGTGGTCGGGGCCGAGGCGGGCGACAAGCTCGTGACCTCGGTGGACCTGAAGCCCGCCCCGGCAGCAGTGGCGGTCAAGCCGGCCGCCGGTGAGGCCGATAAGAAGCCGAGCACGCAGGCGCCGGCTGAGACCAAGCCGGTCGCGCAGGCTCCCGTTGAGCAGTCCAAATCCGTCAAGCCGCTGCCGCCGATCGAAGATGGGCTCGACGAAGACGATGACTCGAATGTTTGGATGTGGGTCGGCGCCGGTAGCGCGGCGGTCCTGGTCGCGGGCGCAGTGGTCGGCGGCGTGCTGTTATTTGCTGACGACGCTGACCCTGCGGGCGGCGGAAAATTCGACGCGGCGCTGTCCTGGTAA
- the thrS gene encoding threonine--tRNA ligase translates to MAEQEKQDVDNKKDALYRVRHSASHIMATAIQQMFPDAKFAIGPPIADGFYYDFELPRPISTDDFGQLEGRMTQVIKQNQTFEREEWSKEKAREFFADQPYKLELIDGIEGETVSIYKNGPFTDLCAGPHVESTGACEHFKLQKVAGAYWRGDENNPMLQRIYGTAFETADELKEYLFMLEEAKRRDHRKLGRQLGLFDFDRLSPGSIFWRPKGWLVYRKLQDYFREIEEKNGYIEINHPLLYNKELFEQSGHWENYQENLFTFEAHDQTYCLKPMNCPDTMLFFKSDKRSYRELPLRVAEFGTLHRNEMPGALSGATRVRQFCQDDAHIFCTQEQIGDEISLFLKMVDQTYSLFDLDYDIELSTRPEKFMGEIEVWDRAEAALKAALDANERPYTIHEGDGAFYGPKIDFQVRDSLGRSWQCATIQLDYQLPQRFELKYAAGDNTEKTPVVLHRALAGSLERFIGILVEHLAGVFPTWLAPVQVKLLTITDDQNDYAWEIAKEYRTHGIRVEVDDRTEKIGFKVREAETQKVPYMLVIGAREAEAGNVAVRSYSEGRLGNMTPDQVRDDILEKVKNRTLDVEIQRSKIATAARSAEGTGDDMVDRGY, encoded by the coding sequence ATGGCTGAGCAAGAAAAACAAGACGTCGACAACAAAAAAGATGCACTCTACCGCGTGCGCCACTCGGCCTCGCATATCATGGCGACCGCGATTCAGCAGATGTTCCCGGACGCGAAGTTCGCGATCGGCCCGCCCATCGCCGACGGCTTCTACTACGATTTCGAGCTCCCCCGCCCCATCTCCACCGACGACTTCGGCCAACTCGAAGGCCGCATGACCCAGGTGATCAAGCAGAACCAGACCTTTGAGCGCGAGGAGTGGAGCAAAGAGAAGGCGCGCGAGTTCTTCGCCGACCAGCCCTACAAGCTCGAGCTCATTGACGGTATCGAGGGCGAGACGGTCTCGATCTATAAGAACGGCCCCTTCACCGACCTGTGCGCCGGCCCGCATGTCGAGTCCACCGGTGCCTGCGAGCATTTCAAGCTCCAAAAAGTCGCCGGCGCCTATTGGCGAGGCGACGAGAATAATCCGATGCTCCAGCGCATCTACGGCACGGCCTTTGAGACCGCCGACGAGCTCAAGGAATATCTCTTCATGCTCGAAGAGGCCAAACGCCGCGACCACCGCAAGCTCGGGCGCCAGCTCGGCCTCTTTGACTTCGACCGCCTCTCGCCGGGCTCCATTTTCTGGCGCCCCAAGGGCTGGCTGGTCTACCGCAAATTGCAGGATTATTTCCGCGAAATCGAAGAGAAGAACGGCTATATCGAGATCAACCATCCCCTCCTCTATAATAAGGAGCTCTTCGAGCAATCGGGGCATTGGGAGAATTACCAGGAGAACCTGTTCACCTTCGAGGCCCACGACCAGACCTATTGTCTCAAGCCGATGAACTGCCCGGACACCATGCTCTTCTTTAAGAGCGACAAGCGCTCCTACCGCGAGTTGCCGCTGCGCGTGGCCGAGTTCGGCACCCTGCACCGCAACGAGATGCCGGGCGCGCTCTCCGGAGCGACCCGCGTGCGCCAATTCTGCCAGGACGACGCGCATATCTTCTGTACCCAGGAGCAGATCGGCGATGAGATCTCGCTCTTCTTGAAGATGGTCGACCAGACCTACAGCCTCTTCGACCTCGACTACGATATCGAGCTGTCGACCCGCCCCGAGAAGTTCATGGGTGAGATCGAGGTTTGGGATCGCGCGGAAGCCGCGCTTAAAGCCGCGCTGGACGCCAACGAGCGCCCCTACACCATCCACGAAGGCGACGGCGCGTTCTACGGCCCGAAGATCGACTTCCAGGTGCGCGATAGCCTGGGCCGCAGCTGGCAGTGCGCGACCATCCAATTGGACTATCAGCTCCCGCAGCGCTTCGAGCTCAAATACGCCGCCGGCGACAATACCGAGAAGACCCCGGTCGTGCTTCACCGCGCCCTGGCCGGCAGCCTCGAGCGCTTCATCGGCATCCTGGTCGAGCATCTCGCCGGCGTCTTCCCCACCTGGCTCGCCCCGGTGCAGGTCAAACTGCTGACCATCACCGACGACCAGAATGACTACGCCTGGGAAATCGCGAAGGAATACCGCACCCACGGCATCCGGGTTGAGGTCGACGACCGCACCGAGAAGATCGGCTTTAAGGTCCGCGAAGCCGAAACCCAGAAGGTCCCCTATATGCTCGTCATCGGCGCGCGTGAGGCGGAGGCCGGAAACGTCGCCGTGCGCAGCTACTCCGAGGGACGCCTTGGGAATATGACCCCCGACCAGGTGCGCGATGATATCCTGGAGAAGGTGAAAAACCGCACCCTGGACGTCGAAATCCAGCGCTCCAAAATCGCCACCGCGGCCCGAAGCGCCGAGGGAACCGGCGATGATATGGTCGACCGCGGCTACTAA
- a CDS encoding DsbA family protein, producing MSKFQNHNRRRATLLSLVALFFLLSLGACKSNESAPDSAQKDGAEAAAEAPKEEAKDDKKVVDAPPGDIYPGMNLGMLPDAKRATVVEITEAELCPCEDSTESLHACLQDADKACALAKQVANTVVRGVHAGAPKSEIQDVIAQFVTNAKKIHTFDLKGVPSKGNKEASVAIVEFADFQCPHCKVASGILDEISKEYGDKIVIYFKQFPLNAHNQSMSAAIATLAAHNQDKFWPMHDLVFENQRSLAADSYEKFAGRIGLNMAKFKTDLKSPMIAGAITRDRQEGEAAGLTGTPTLYINGRQYQGGIDKAAIIAAIEAELEAVKSAEAEKATE from the coding sequence ATGTCGAAATTTCAAAATCATAATCGTCGCCGCGCCACATTGCTGTCATTGGTCGCGCTTTTCTTTTTGCTCTCCCTTGGGGCGTGCAAGAGCAATGAGTCCGCGCCGGATTCGGCCCAGAAGGACGGCGCCGAAGCCGCCGCTGAGGCTCCAAAAGAAGAGGCGAAGGACGACAAGAAAGTCGTGGACGCGCCCCCCGGAGATATCTATCCCGGCATGAACCTGGGCATGTTGCCCGACGCCAAGCGCGCCACGGTTGTCGAGATCACCGAAGCCGAGCTGTGCCCGTGCGAGGACTCGACTGAGAGCCTGCACGCATGTCTGCAGGATGCGGACAAAGCCTGTGCGCTGGCGAAACAGGTCGCCAACACGGTCGTTCGCGGCGTTCACGCCGGCGCGCCGAAATCGGAGATCCAGGATGTCATCGCCCAGTTCGTGACCAACGCCAAGAAGATCCACACCTTTGACCTCAAGGGTGTCCCGTCCAAGGGCAATAAAGAGGCGTCGGTGGCCATCGTTGAATTCGCTGACTTCCAATGCCCCCATTGTAAAGTGGCCTCGGGAATCCTCGACGAGATTTCCAAAGAATATGGCGACAAGATCGTCATCTACTTCAAGCAATTCCCGCTCAACGCGCATAACCAGTCCATGAGCGCGGCGATCGCCACGCTTGCCGCGCATAACCAGGATAAATTCTGGCCCATGCACGACCTGGTGTTCGAGAACCAGCGTTCGCTCGCCGCGGATAGCTACGAGAAATTTGCCGGCCGAATCGGCCTGAATATGGCGAAATTCAAGACCGACCTGAAGAGCCCGATGATCGCGGGCGCGATCACGCGTGACCGTCAAGAGGGCGAGGCGGCTGGGCTGACCGGCACCCCGACGCTTTATATCAACGGGCGTCAGTATCAGGGGGGCATCGATAAGGCTGCGATTATCGCGGCGATTGAAGCAGAGCTTGAAGCTGTGAAGAGCGCGGAAGCCGAGAAGGCGACCGAATAA